A region from the Natronorubrum halophilum genome encodes:
- a CDS encoding PAS domain S-box protein → MSRSRVLCVSSDRSTRASVTRSLADARVTVVIAQCSAEAVDRLERQSIDAVVVDARTVASVPELVDTVEAESPGAPTFVHWGDEASDDSVAVLSEVVARTDETNSADRLAATITRRIEADSSGTRDDGEVTDSDVPPAEVHDVVDLSSGPGAIVNAVRRRLVDATSPIVVERVLREEFTASTRFVFAWVGEYDRGEREIIPWVTDPERMAWPMRRTFGIGTGEHPLLERVLQTRELRTHQYVIDDPDAVPFGDHASDRGVRAVTVAPLASSDDRYGVFVVYTRKPVSDAERTAIRAVAETASHVLETIAIRGTLEQRGRALERYERLVETAGDGMYVLDEQGHFMTVNDALTEMTGYSREGLLGEHVSIVIGQDDIEAGRETIRSLLRSGASTDTLELSLETKAGDRIPCEAQIAALVDDGSFLASVAVVRDITERKRSERKLREQNERLDAFAQIVSHDLRNPLGVAQGYLELLEETGSIEYADSVHAGLDRMETIIEDVLAIARDGEWAADPEPVALESVAGDAWEHVSTDGATLSVAETTTIEADRSRLLRLLENLFRNAVEHGGPDATLRVGLLESGGFYVEDDGTGLPEEMRDQLFDPSVSLSAEGFGIGLWVVKEVATGHGWTVAASEGERGGARFEFGFDSDDRA, encoded by the coding sequence ATGAGCCGATCACGCGTCCTCTGTGTGAGCAGCGATCGGTCGACGCGAGCGTCCGTAACGCGCTCGCTGGCTGACGCCCGGGTCACCGTCGTCATCGCCCAGTGTTCCGCCGAGGCTGTCGATCGACTCGAGCGGCAGTCGATCGACGCGGTCGTCGTCGACGCACGTACCGTCGCGTCCGTCCCGGAACTCGTCGATACCGTCGAGGCCGAGTCGCCGGGGGCGCCGACGTTCGTTCACTGGGGCGACGAAGCGAGCGACGATTCCGTCGCCGTGCTCAGCGAAGTCGTCGCCCGCACGGACGAGACGAACTCGGCGGATCGGTTGGCGGCGACGATAACGAGACGCATCGAAGCCGACTCGAGCGGTACACGAGACGATGGCGAGGTAACCGACTCTGACGTCCCACCCGCCGAGGTGCACGATGTCGTCGACCTCTCGTCGGGTCCTGGAGCGATCGTCAACGCTGTCAGACGTCGGCTGGTCGATGCGACCTCGCCTATCGTCGTCGAGCGGGTCCTTCGCGAGGAGTTTACGGCGAGTACGCGGTTCGTGTTTGCGTGGGTCGGGGAGTACGACCGGGGCGAACGGGAGATCATCCCGTGGGTGACCGATCCGGAGCGCATGGCGTGGCCGATGCGACGAACCTTTGGGATCGGCACCGGGGAGCACCCCCTGCTCGAGCGCGTGCTGCAGACCCGAGAGCTGCGAACGCACCAGTATGTCATCGACGACCCCGATGCGGTCCCGTTCGGCGATCACGCGTCAGATCGGGGCGTTCGTGCCGTCACCGTCGCCCCGCTCGCATCGAGCGACGATCGCTACGGCGTCTTCGTCGTCTACACGCGCAAACCGGTCTCGGACGCCGAACGAACGGCGATCCGAGCGGTCGCCGAGACGGCCTCGCACGTCCTCGAAACGATCGCCATCCGGGGCACACTCGAGCAACGCGGACGAGCACTCGAGCGCTACGAACGGCTCGTCGAGACGGCGGGCGACGGAATGTACGTCCTCGACGAACAGGGCCACTTCATGACGGTTAACGACGCGCTCACCGAAATGACCGGCTACAGCCGCGAAGGACTACTGGGCGAACACGTTTCCATCGTCATCGGTCAGGACGATATCGAGGCCGGCCGGGAGACGATTCGCTCGCTGTTGCGAAGCGGCGCGAGTACGGACACGCTCGAGTTGTCCCTCGAGACGAAAGCCGGCGATCGAATCCCCTGTGAGGCCCAGATCGCAGCCCTCGTTGACGACGGGTCGTTTCTGGCCTCGGTTGCGGTCGTTCGCGACATCACCGAGCGAAAACGAAGCGAGCGGAAACTCCGCGAACAGAACGAACGGCTGGACGCCTTCGCACAGATCGTCAGCCACGACCTTCGAAACCCGCTGGGTGTCGCGCAGGGCTATCTCGAACTGCTCGAGGAGACCGGGTCGATCGAGTACGCCGACAGCGTCCACGCCGGCCTCGATCGCATGGAGACGATCATCGAGGACGTACTGGCCATCGCCCGAGACGGGGAGTGGGCGGCGGATCCCGAACCCGTGGCCCTCGAGTCGGTCGCCGGCGACGCGTGGGAGCACGTCTCGACGGACGGCGCGACGCTTTCGGTCGCGGAAACGACGACCATCGAAGCCGATCGATCGAGGCTCCTGCGCTTGCTCGAGAACCTCTTCCGGAACGCAGTCGAACACGGTGGTCCGGACGCCACGCTTCGAGTCGGCCTGCTCGAATCGGGCGGGTTTTACGTCGAGGACGACGGAACGGGGCTTCCCGAGGAGATGCGCGATCAGTTGTTCGATCCCTCGGTATCACTCTCCGCGGAGGGGTTCGGAATCGGTCTCTGGGTCGTCAAAGAAGTCGCTACCGGACACGGATGGACAGTTGCTGCGAGCGAGGGTGAGAGAGGGGGTGCCCGATTCGAGTTCGGGTTCGATTCGGACGATCGAGCTTAG
- a CDS encoding HalX domain-containing protein has translation MSDETEILVVDDEARLADLFAAWLDTDWAVETAYDGEEALEKMASSVEVVLLDRRMPGLSGDEVLAKIRDAGYDSRVVMVTAVDPDFDIIEMGFDDYLVKPVSKDELVEIVENVASRSDYESDIQEYYALVSKKALLESEKADRELADNDEYQDLCERAVELEERVDETVSEMRSHDDFVGAFQDLQPEN, from the coding sequence ATGAGTGACGAGACTGAAATTCTCGTCGTGGATGACGAGGCTCGTCTCGCAGACCTGTTTGCCGCATGGCTCGATACCGATTGGGCCGTGGAGACGGCCTACGACGGCGAAGAGGCCCTCGAAAAAATGGCCAGTTCCGTCGAAGTCGTCCTACTAGATCGTCGGATGCCGGGACTCTCCGGTGACGAGGTCCTCGCGAAGATCAGGGACGCCGGATACGACTCGCGAGTCGTGATGGTAACGGCGGTCGATCCCGATTTCGACATCATCGAGATGGGCTTCGACGATTACCTCGTCAAGCCGGTTTCGAAGGACGAACTGGTCGAGATCGTCGAGAACGTCGCCAGCCGATCCGATTACGAGTCGGATATTCAGGAGTACTACGCGCTCGTCTCGAAGAAAGCACTGCTCGAATCCGAAAAGGCGGACCGCGAACTCGCGGACAACGACGAGTATCAGGACCTCTGTGAACGCGCCGTGGAACTCGAAGAGCGCGTCGACGAGACGGTCTCCGAGATGCGTTCTCACGACGACTTCGTTGGCGCGTTCCAGGACCTGCAACCCGAGAACTAA
- a CDS encoding 3-hydroxyacyl-CoA dehydrogenase/enoyl-CoA hydratase family protein has protein sequence MELEDINTVAVLGAGNMGHGIAEVVAMAGYDVHMRDINDEFVQNGYEQIEWSLDKLAENDQLTEDEAEAALERITPLVDMEEACGDADVVIEAVPEQMEIKEDVYTELEAVAPDRAIFATNTSSLSITDLAEFTDRPGQFCGMHFFNPPVRMQLVEVISGAETDAETLDVIEELAEDIGKSPVRVRKDSPGFIVNRVLVPLMNEACWLVENDEATIAEVDSTTKYDMGLPMGSFELGDQVGNDISYHVLEYMHEVLGEAYEPCPLLQRKVENEELGKKTGKGFYDYEDGPGAEIPTDEQSELVKARLTASMANEVAKLIGNDVAPPKSIDEATKLGAGFPDGPVKMVDDFGIENALEALEAAYEETGHERYEPAEYLEERVSEGGFYDATEADEAGAEFDAIRVEYPGDMVGHIVLDRPHRMNTISGELLEELSAAIDLLEDDDEVRSILITGEGEKAFSAGADVQSMAAGGADPIQAQELSRQGQSTFGKLEACDMPVVAGVDGFCLGGGMELATCADLRVASERSEFGQPELNLGLLPGWGGTQRLKHIVGEGRAKEIIFTAERYEADVMESYGFVNELVDNSDLEASALELAADLAGGPPIAQKFTKRAMLAGRDDTEAGLEYEASAFGHLMATDDLMEGITAFMGDGEPNFQGE, from the coding sequence ATGGAGCTGGAAGATATCAACACCGTCGCAGTTCTCGGCGCAGGGAATATGGGTCACGGCATCGCGGAGGTCGTCGCGATGGCTGGCTACGACGTACACATGCGCGACATCAATGACGAGTTCGTCCAGAACGGCTACGAGCAGATCGAGTGGTCGCTCGACAAACTCGCCGAAAACGACCAGCTTACGGAGGACGAAGCCGAGGCCGCCCTCGAGCGCATCACCCCGCTCGTCGACATGGAGGAGGCCTGCGGCGATGCCGACGTCGTCATCGAGGCCGTCCCGGAGCAGATGGAGATCAAAGAGGACGTCTACACCGAACTCGAGGCGGTCGCCCCCGACCGCGCGATTTTCGCGACGAACACCTCGAGTCTCTCGATCACGGACCTCGCGGAGTTCACCGACCGGCCGGGGCAGTTCTGCGGAATGCACTTTTTCAACCCGCCGGTTCGGATGCAACTCGTCGAAGTGATCTCGGGCGCCGAGACCGACGCGGAGACGCTCGACGTGATCGAGGAACTGGCCGAGGACATCGGCAAGTCGCCCGTGCGCGTCCGCAAGGACTCGCCCGGCTTCATCGTGAACCGCGTGCTCGTCCCCCTGATGAACGAAGCCTGCTGGCTCGTCGAGAACGACGAGGCGACCATCGCCGAGGTCGACTCGACGACGAAGTACGACATGGGGCTCCCGATGGGCAGTTTCGAACTCGGCGACCAGGTCGGCAACGACATCAGCTACCACGTCCTCGAGTACATGCACGAGGTGCTGGGCGAGGCCTACGAGCCGTGTCCGCTGCTCCAGCGAAAGGTCGAAAACGAGGAACTCGGGAAAAAGACCGGGAAGGGCTTCTACGACTACGAGGACGGTCCGGGTGCCGAAATCCCGACCGACGAGCAGTCCGAACTCGTCAAAGCGCGCCTGACCGCTTCGATGGCCAACGAAGTCGCGAAGCTGATCGGCAACGACGTCGCACCGCCGAAATCGATCGACGAGGCGACCAAACTCGGCGCCGGCTTCCCCGACGGCCCCGTCAAGATGGTCGACGACTTCGGCATCGAAAACGCACTCGAGGCGCTCGAGGCGGCCTACGAAGAGACGGGTCACGAGCGCTACGAACCCGCTGAATACCTCGAGGAACGCGTTTCGGAGGGCGGATTCTACGACGCGACGGAAGCCGACGAGGCTGGAGCCGAGTTCGACGCGATCCGCGTCGAGTACCCCGGCGACATGGTCGGCCACATCGTCCTCGACCGACCCCACCGAATGAACACCATCAGCGGCGAACTGCTCGAGGAGCTGTCGGCGGCGATCGACCTGCTCGAGGACGACGACGAGGTTCGCTCGATCCTCATCACCGGCGAGGGCGAGAAGGCGTTCTCCGCGGGCGCCGACGTCCAGAGCATGGCCGCAGGCGGTGCCGACCCGATTCAGGCGCAGGAGCTCTCGAGGCAGGGCCAGTCCACGTTCGGAAAGCTCGAGGCCTGCGACATGCCCGTCGTCGCGGGCGTCGACGGCTTCTGTCTGGGCGGCGGGATGGAACTCGCGACCTGTGCCGACTTGCGAGTTGCCAGCGAGCGCTCCGAGTTCGGACAGCCCGAACTCAACCTGGGGCTGCTTCCCGGCTGGGGCGGCACCCAGCGACTCAAACACATCGTCGGTGAAGGGCGCGCGAAAGAGATCATCTTCACCGCCGAGCGCTACGAGGCCGACGTGATGGAATCGTACGGCTTCGTCAACGAACTCGTCGACAACAGCGATCTCGAAGCGAGCGCGCTCGAGCTGGCAGCCGACCTCGCGGGCGGCCCGCCGATCGCCCAGAAGTTCACCAAGCGCGCGATGCTCGCCGGCCGCGACGATACCGAGGCCGGCCTCGAGTACGAGGCCTCCGCGTTCGGTCACCTGATGGCGACCGACGACCTCATGGAGGGGATAACGGCCTTCATGGGAGACGGCGAGCCGAACTTCCAGGGGGAGTAA
- a CDS encoding acyl-CoA dehydrogenase family protein — MEFGLSEEQAQIREEVKRFAENEIVPVAEEYDQEETFPHEVVDEAVEMGLVGSSIPIEYGGAGYSTLETVLIAEELFSYDPGIALSILACSFGTEAIMEFGTEDQKERFLEPVAMGEKISGAAISEPDTGSDVSSVSTRAEKDGDEWVVNGNKMWITNGTVGDFFVVLCKTNPDAEGRYNGFSQIVVESDRDGFSSDKITGKLGIRASDTAELVFDDVRVPEENLIGTRDAAFMQQMQFFDATRTGVAAQGVGIAKGALRAALEYAQDREQFGKPISEFQAIQHKLADIATETEAARNLTYKAAWNVDQGNDITKLASMAKEYASRVAVDAANEAVQIHGGAGYVNDFPVERFYRDSKITQIYEGTTEIQKNVIARELLGKGF, encoded by the coding sequence ATGGAATTCGGTCTCTCCGAGGAGCAAGCGCAGATCCGCGAAGAAGTCAAGCGGTTCGCCGAGAACGAAATCGTGCCCGTCGCGGAAGAGTACGATCAGGAAGAGACGTTCCCCCACGAAGTCGTCGACGAGGCCGTCGAGATGGGGCTCGTCGGATCCTCGATTCCGATCGAGTACGGCGGTGCCGGCTACTCGACGCTCGAGACAGTGCTCATCGCCGAGGAACTGTTCTCCTACGATCCGGGTATCGCGCTCTCTATTCTCGCCTGTTCGTTCGGAACCGAGGCCATCATGGAGTTCGGAACCGAAGACCAGAAGGAGCGCTTCTTAGAGCCCGTCGCGATGGGCGAGAAGATTTCGGGTGCCGCCATCTCGGAGCCCGACACCGGTTCCGACGTCTCGTCGGTCTCGACGCGCGCCGAGAAGGACGGCGACGAGTGGGTCGTCAACGGCAACAAGATGTGGATCACCAACGGGACGGTCGGCGACTTCTTCGTCGTCCTCTGTAAGACCAACCCCGACGCCGAGGGCCGCTACAACGGCTTCAGCCAGATCGTCGTCGAGTCCGACCGCGACGGCTTCAGCTCGGACAAGATCACCGGTAAACTCGGCATTCGAGCGTCGGACACCGCCGAACTCGTCTTCGACGACGTTCGCGTCCCCGAGGAGAACCTCATCGGGACCCGCGACGCCGCGTTCATGCAGCAGATGCAGTTCTTCGACGCCACCCGAACCGGCGTCGCCGCACAGGGTGTCGGGATCGCCAAGGGGGCGCTTCGGGCCGCCCTCGAGTACGCTCAGGACCGCGAGCAGTTCGGCAAGCCGATCAGCGAGTTCCAGGCCATCCAGCACAAACTCGCCGACATAGCCACCGAGACCGAGGCCGCCCGCAACCTGACCTACAAGGCCGCCTGGAACGTCGACCAGGGCAACGACATCACGAAACTCGCCTCGATGGCCAAGGAGTACGCCTCCCGGGTCGCCGTCGACGCCGCCAACGAAGCCGTCCAGATCCACGGCGGTGCCGGCTACGTCAACGACTTCCCCGTCGAGCGCTTCTACCGCGACTCGAAGATCACCCAGATCTACGAGGGCACGACGGAGATTCAGAAGAACGTCATCGCTCGAGAGTTGCTGGGCAAAGGATTCTAA
- a CDS encoding helix-turn-helix domain-containing protein: MREFVFAMEYEPGTNPVADVLAEYPDASIRSLSCHVTADSLWRVDHAEGSSEALEALEDAYKNADFFADCLVKDDCGADCEVQVLDRSNDTLVVYTYWDRTDVCTSVPHVALEYLGEGLLFETYREGRRYRWRIVLGSDAPIHDFFDALGGEVGECTGMEMLRLTELDPERNGIDPGSDEPLPSEQREALRAAVEHGYYETPRQIELSELAEALGVPRSTLSYRLRRAEASLATAFADEESVEQLAAER, translated from the coding sequence ATGAGAGAATTCGTCTTCGCCATGGAGTACGAACCGGGAACCAATCCGGTCGCCGACGTCCTCGCGGAGTACCCCGACGCCTCGATCCGCTCGCTGTCGTGTCACGTCACCGCGGACAGCCTGTGGCGGGTCGACCACGCCGAGGGCTCGTCGGAGGCCCTCGAGGCGCTCGAGGACGCCTACAAGAACGCGGACTTCTTCGCGGACTGTCTCGTGAAAGACGACTGTGGCGCCGATTGCGAGGTCCAGGTTCTCGATCGGTCGAACGACACGCTAGTCGTCTACACCTACTGGGACCGAACGGACGTCTGCACGTCGGTTCCCCACGTCGCGCTCGAGTACCTCGGGGAGGGGCTCCTGTTCGAGACGTACCGCGAGGGCCGGCGCTATCGCTGGCGGATCGTCCTCGGGAGCGACGCGCCGATTCACGATTTCTTCGACGCGCTGGGCGGGGAGGTCGGCGAGTGTACGGGCATGGAGATGCTGCGGCTGACGGAACTTGATCCCGAACGCAATGGTATCGACCCCGGCAGCGATGAGCCCCTTCCGAGCGAACAGCGGGAGGCGCTGCGGGCGGCCGTCGAACACGGCTACTACGAGACGCCGCGCCAGATCGAACTCTCCGAACTCGCCGAGGCGCTGGGCGTCCCGCGGTCGACCCTTTCCTACCGGCTTCGACGCGCCGAGGCGAGCCTCGCGACGGCGTTCGCGGACGAGGAATCCGTCGAGCAGTTGGCAGCCGAGCGCTGA
- a CDS encoding heavy metal translocating P-type ATPase, protein MSESSPTEAPDSSRTLELRVPEMDCPSCAGKVENSVDRLEGIDGIDPRVTSGRLVVEYDPARTSEAEIRDRVRAAGYAVESSASELTVSVPEMDCASCASKVENALEGVEGVREIEARPTSGRVTVAVADGTDVETITAAIGGAGYDATPMSDGSEPPGDEQPIWKSRRAVGTAIGAALMTVGMALEFVFSAADPTLVTLAGRPYELSHLLFILAAAVAGAPVLRNGYYSVRNRSLDIDFLMSAGIVASIAAHHPFEGAMLAVLFSVAELLERFSMDRARDSLRELMQLSPETATVRREDGTEETVPADDLEVGDVVIVRPGEKIPADGVVLEGESAVDQSPITGESVPADKTAGDEVYAGTIPESGYLEIDVESAADDSTIARIVRMVEDAEREKTEREQFVDRFASVYTPIVVALAIAVAVGPPLLIDASWNTWFLRGLTLLVIACPCAFVISTPVSVVSGITSAARNGVLIKGGRHLEAMGESDVLAVDKTGTLTEGDLSVTDVIPLEGADESDVLRRASAAERRSEHPIARSIVGYAESQGIVADDDDEPAVSTFEALTGKGVRAEVDGDTHYVGKPDLFDGLADLEHVHRTTDGGTTLERTGSETTREMGYDSPSQCEREGCLDVLEDIVPDLEAEGKTVVIVGTEDRPIGVIAVADRVRPEAKWAVSRLQDQGVRVVMLTGDNEGTARAIAEAVGIDDYHAELLPDEKLEWIRRLEREAGAGDRDDDDGGHVAMVGDGINDAPALATASVGIAMGAAGTDTALETADVALMGDDLTRLPYLYELSGKANGVIRQNIWASLGVKAVLAAGAPFGIVTVIHAVIVGDMGMSLGVTGNAMRLANVEPETPDGLEVGDNGRH, encoded by the coding sequence ATGAGCGAGTCGTCTCCAACCGAAGCGCCGGACTCGAGTCGAACTCTCGAGTTGCGAGTTCCCGAGATGGACTGCCCGTCCTGTGCCGGGAAGGTCGAGAACAGCGTCGACCGACTCGAGGGCATCGACGGCATCGATCCGCGGGTGACGAGCGGCCGGCTCGTCGTCGAGTACGATCCGGCGCGGACGTCCGAGGCCGAAATCCGTGACCGCGTGCGCGCGGCCGGTTACGCGGTCGAATCCTCGGCGTCCGAACTCACGGTTTCGGTCCCCGAGATGGACTGTGCCTCCTGTGCGTCCAAGGTCGAAAACGCGCTCGAGGGCGTCGAGGGCGTTCGCGAGATCGAGGCCCGACCGACGTCGGGCCGCGTGACCGTCGCAGTAGCCGACGGGACCGATGTCGAGACGATCACCGCCGCGATCGGTGGAGCCGGCTACGACGCAACGCCGATGAGCGACGGGAGCGAACCTCCGGGCGACGAGCAGCCGATCTGGAAGAGCCGCCGCGCCGTCGGAACGGCGATCGGTGCCGCGCTGATGACCGTCGGGATGGCCCTCGAGTTCGTCTTCTCCGCGGCCGACCCGACGCTCGTCACGCTCGCGGGTCGCCCCTACGAGCTTTCCCACCTCCTGTTCATCCTGGCCGCAGCGGTCGCCGGGGCTCCCGTCCTGCGCAACGGCTACTACTCCGTGCGCAATCGGAGTCTCGACATCGACTTCCTGATGAGCGCCGGGATCGTCGCGAGCATCGCCGCCCACCACCCCTTCGAGGGGGCGATGCTCGCCGTTCTGTTCTCGGTCGCCGAATTGCTCGAGCGGTTCTCGATGGACCGCGCTCGGGACTCGCTGCGGGAGCTGATGCAACTGTCGCCCGAAACCGCAACGGTCCGTCGGGAAGACGGCACGGAGGAGACGGTTCCCGCGGACGATCTCGAGGTCGGCGACGTCGTTATCGTCCGTCCGGGTGAGAAGATTCCCGCCGACGGGGTCGTCCTCGAGGGCGAGAGCGCGGTCGACCAGTCGCCGATCACGGGCGAGAGCGTGCCCGCGGACAAGACCGCGGGCGACGAGGTCTACGCGGGGACGATCCCCGAATCGGGCTACCTCGAGATCGACGTCGAGAGCGCGGCCGACGATTCGACCATCGCCCGGATCGTCCGGATGGTCGAGGACGCCGAACGGGAGAAGACCGAGCGCGAGCAGTTCGTCGATCGATTCGCGAGCGTCTACACGCCGATCGTGGTCGCGCTGGCGATCGCCGTCGCCGTGGGGCCGCCGCTGCTGATCGACGCGTCCTGGAACACCTGGTTCCTCCGCGGGCTGACGCTGTTGGTCATCGCCTGTCCCTGCGCGTTCGTCATTTCGACGCCCGTCAGCGTCGTTTCGGGAATCACCAGCGCCGCGCGCAACGGCGTTCTGATCAAGGGCGGCCGTCACCTCGAGGCCATGGGCGAGAGCGACGTTCTCGCCGTCGACAAGACGGGGACGCTGACGGAAGGCGACCTCTCCGTGACGGACGTCATCCCGCTCGAGGGGGCCGACGAGTCGGACGTCCTCCGGCGGGCGAGCGCCGCGGAGCGCCGGAGCGAGCACCCGATCGCGCGGTCGATCGTCGGCTACGCCGAATCGCAGGGGATCGTCGCGGACGACGACGATGAGCCCGCGGTTTCGACGTTCGAAGCCCTGACCGGAAAGGGCGTCCGCGCCGAGGTCGACGGTGACACCCACTACGTCGGAAAGCCGGACCTCTTCGACGGACTCGCGGATCTCGAGCACGTCCATCGAACGACCGACGGGGGAACGACTCTCGAGCGGACGGGGAGCGAAACGACCCGTGAGATGGGATACGACTCCCCCTCGCAGTGCGAGCGGGAGGGGTGTCTTGACGTGCTCGAAGACATCGTCCCCGACCTCGAGGCCGAGGGTAAAACGGTCGTGATCGTCGGGACCGAGGACCGACCGATCGGCGTGATCGCCGTCGCGGACCGGGTCCGTCCGGAAGCGAAGTGGGCCGTCTCACGGCTGCAAGATCAGGGCGTCCGCGTCGTGATGTTGACGGGCGACAACGAGGGTACCGCTCGAGCGATCGCCGAGGCGGTCGGCATCGACGACTACCACGCCGAACTCCTGCCCGACGAGAAACTCGAGTGGATTCGACGGCTCGAACGGGAGGCGGGTGCGGGTGACCGCGACGACGATGACGGCGGCCACGTCGCCATGGTCGGCGACGGCATCAACGACGCGCCCGCGCTCGCGACCGCGAGCGTCGGTATCGCGATGGGCGCGGCGGGGACGGATACGGCCCTCGAGACGGCCGACGTGGCCCTGATGGGCGACGACCTCACCCGCCTGCCCTACCTCTATGAGCTCTCGGGGAAGGCAAACGGCGTGATCCGCCAGAACATCTGGGCGAGCCTGGGGGTCAAGGCCGTCCTCGCGGCCGGCGCACCGTTCGGTATCGTCACGGTGATTCACGCGGTCATCGTCGGCGATATGGGGATGAGTCTCGGCGTGACTGGCAACGCGATGCGGCTGGCGAACGTCGAACCCGAGACGCCCGACGGCCTCGAGGTCGGGGATAACGGTCGGCACTGA
- a CDS encoding CBS domain-containing protein, giving the protein MSSEDRQTVEDVMSTPLETISKDATVMEATQQMRKHDINALVVPTASRSIISSTDVLDAVADGKDVTELLVSDVMTTDVETAAPDLYMEEVAAMMTTYGIKHLPVVEDDYVGMISSTDVTAHLS; this is encoded by the coding sequence ATGAGTTCCGAGGACAGACAGACCGTCGAAGACGTCATGTCAACGCCGCTGGAAACGATTTCGAAGGACGCGACGGTAATGGAAGCCACACAGCAGATGCGGAAACACGATATCAACGCGTTAGTCGTTCCGACCGCATCGCGGTCGATCATCAGCAGTACGGACGTTCTCGACGCCGTCGCCGACGGGAAGGACGTCACGGAGTTGCTGGTCTCCGACGTGATGACGACCGACGTCGAAACTGCGGCACCGGACCTGTACATGGAGGAGGTCGCCGCGATGATGACGACGTACGGCATCAAGCACCTCCCGGTCGTCGAAGACGACTACGTCGGGATGATCTCATCGACGGATGTCACCGCTCACCTCTCGTAG
- a CDS encoding metal-dependent hydrolase yields the protein MQPIVHLAVGYLCYAGYTRWRRGRRPADGPALVAVFAAGLADFIDKPLYAAGIASVGRTIAHSLLVTIPLVLLVWCVATRYDRRSLGIAFAIGSLSHIATDVPWHVLSGEFDELRFLLWPITDMPAYTGVKPLGNVGGLEITTLWLEAVVLAAGLALWWTDGRPGIAAIRRIFKT from the coding sequence ATGCAACCGATCGTCCACCTCGCCGTCGGCTACCTCTGTTATGCGGGGTACACGCGGTGGCGACGGGGTCGGCGACCGGCCGACGGTCCCGCGCTCGTCGCCGTTTTCGCGGCGGGGCTCGCTGATTTCATCGATAAGCCGCTCTACGCGGCCGGAATCGCGTCGGTCGGTCGTACCATCGCCCACTCGCTGCTGGTTACCATCCCCCTGGTGCTCCTCGTCTGGTGCGTCGCAACCCGATACGACCGTCGCTCCCTCGGTATCGCCTTCGCCATCGGCTCCCTCTCCCACATCGCGACGGACGTCCCGTGGCACGTGCTCTCGGGCGAGTTCGACGAACTCCGATTTCTCCTCTGGCCGATTACGGACATGCCCGCGTACACGGGCGTCAAACCGCTCGGTAACGTCGGGGGACTCGAGATCACGACGCTGTGGCTCGAGGCGGTCGTTCTCGCCGCCGGACTCGCGCTGTGGTGGACCGACGGTCGACCGGGGATCGCCGCGATCCGTCGGATTTTCAAAACGTAA